The proteins below come from a single Chrysoperla carnea chromosome 1, inChrCarn1.1, whole genome shotgun sequence genomic window:
- the LOC123299532 gene encoding histone deacetylase 4 isoform X4, whose product MSDESKVNNTQSVVHIESDVTSAREQVLEQQILQLKKQQQLQHQILLQHFQAQQQQLAEQHEAQLRQHLKEFWEQQKQLEEEMREKEKLEALKKKDKHEQSAVASSEVKQKLQVFLMKKQRDAASASPKGSITGSTSYRNCYEVMNKQQSPSNSSNSQVYTFDPGVERPDKDFPLRKTASEPNLLKVRIKQRVMERRSSPMTKRHDRLLACIKKKSQIANCTVTSNNSIGSSSVLSTERCSPTSVGSAPIKEEDEESNFGPLRKSNSHNSMGNLSLFSSPSMPNISIGAALHLLPSADAAKSMLPPVSEAQVRAACTARLGLPLTGQMLTTNTLPFYHPCLPAAIETDGNEILDHNTRLSVVTENNQDTIMAEPPVPHALSRLQKQSLRPLGRTQSSPLPLAHPVLAGPGHGIAVIATPPVHISSQGVALPPQAHIPSIQTAHYIQNRLVEYSEYANDNDNKVIDLTGGDKTNHQFLQQQRDMMMRHTLQIQDEAAATASGGGGRGSRPLSRALSSPLVHLGPNALVHHGHHLQADIPTNVTNNSIQHLSSINRKRPGSPHTLTTGLAFDNLMLKHSCICGNNSNHPEHAGRLQSIWARLMETGLVSRCDRLRSRKATIEELQTCHSEVHALLFGTNPLNRQKMDMSKLSKLPIKSFVRLACGGIGVDSDTTWNEIHTAPAARMAVGCVIDLAFKTIQGDIQNGFAVVRPPGHHAEPAQAMGFCFFNSVAVAARLLQQRGVSKILIVDWDVHHGNGTQQIFYDDPSVLFISIHRHDDGNFFPGTGSPTECGIGPGVGFNVNVAWSGGLNPPLGDAEYLAAFRTIVIPIAKQFGPEIILVSAGFDASIGHLPPLGGYKVSPACFGHMTKELMRICDGKVVLALEGGYDLPAICDSAEECVKVLLGDEPSPIAHEELLRPPCQNAIDTLQKTVAIQHSHWPCVKRSVHLMPCSSIEAAKLETEETETVTAMASLSMKQKSMLRKPTRDIALCVFTS is encoded by the exons GAGTTTTGGGAGCAACAAAAACAGTTGGAGGAAGAAATGCGTGAAAAGGAAAAATTGGAAGCACTCAAAAAGAAGGATAAACATGAACAAAGTGCTGTTGCTTCATCGGAagtgaaacaaaaattacaagtatttttaatgaaaaaacagaGAGATGCTGCGTCCGCATCACCGAAAGGGTCAATTACTGGTTCAACAAGTTATCGAAATTG CTATGAAGTTATGAATAAACAACAATCACCGTCAAATTCATCAAATTCACAAGTATATACGTTTGATCCAGGAGTGGAAAGACCTGATAAAGATTTTCCCCTACGAAAGACAGCATCCGAACCAAATTTATTAAAGGTTCGAATTAAACAAAGAGTAATGGAACGACGATCCAGTCCAATGACTAAACGTCACGATAGGTTACTCGCatgtattaaaaagaaatctCAAATAGcaa ATTGCACTGTAACTAGTAACAATTCAATTGGAAGTTCATCTGTTTTATCAACTGAACGATGCTCACCCACATCAGTTGGTAGTGCACCAATAAAAGAAGAAGATGAAGAGAGTAATTTTGGACCATTAAGAAAAAGTAATAGTCACAATAGCATGGgcaatttatcattatttagtAGTCCATCCATGCCAAATATATCAATTGGTGCTGCATTACACCTCTTGCCATCAGCCGATGCGGCAAAATCAATGCTACCACCTGTATCAGAAGCTCAAGTGCGTGCTGCGTGCACGGCACGATTAGGCTTACCATTAACTGGACAAATGTTAACAACAAATACATTACCATTCTATCATCCATGTTTACCAGCTGCAATTGAAACAGATGGTAATGAAATTCTCGATCACAATACACGATTATCAGTTGTTACTGAGAATAATCAAGATACAATAATGGCTGAACCACCGGTACCGCATGCATTAAGTCGCTTACAAAAACAAAGTTTACGACCTTTAGGTCGTACACAATCGTCACCATTGCCTTTAGCACATCCCGTACTTGCTGGTCCCGGACATGGTATTGCTGTAATTGCAACACCACCAGTTCATATCAGTTCACAAGGTGTTGCATTACCTCCACAAGCTCATATACCTTCGATACAAACTGCTCATTATATACAAAATCGTTTAGTTGAATATTCGGAATATGCGAATGATAACGATAATAAG GTAATTGACTTAACAGGCGGTGACAAAACaaatcatcaatttttacaACAACAACGTGATATGATGATGCGTCACACATTACAAATACAAGATGAGGCGGCTGCAACAGCAAGTGGTGGTGGAGGACGGGGTAGTCGACCTTTATCGCGTGCTCTCTCATCACCGTTGGTGCATCTAGGACCAAATGCATTAGTGCATCATGGTCATCATCTTCAAGCAGACATTCCCACTAATGTTACGAATAATAGCATACAACATTTATCGTCAATAAATAGAAAACGACCCGGTAGTCCACATACGTTAACAACag gtTTAGCTTTTGATAACTTAATGTTAAAACATAGTTGTATTTGTGGTAATAACTCGAATCATCCCGAACATGCTGGCCGCCTACAAAGTATATGGGCAAGGCTGATGGAAACTGGTTTGGTTAGCCGATGTGATCGTTTACGATCACGTAAGGCCACTATTGAAGAATTACAAACCTGCCATTCAGAAGTTCATGCTTTACTATTtg gtacAAACCCCTTAAATCGGCAGAAAATGGATATgagtaaattatcaaaattacctataaaaagttttgtacgaCTTGCGTGTGGAGGAATTGGTGTCGATTCGGATACAACATGGAATGAAATTCACACAGCGCCTGCCGCACGAATGGCAGTCGGTTGTGTTATTGATTTAGCGTTTAAAACAATACAAGGAGACATACAAAATGGTTTTGCAGTTGTACGGCCGCCTGGACATCATGCTGAACCCGCCCAAGCAatgggtttttgttttttcaattcggTGGCAGTTGCTGCACGATTATTACAACAACGAGgtgttagtaaaattttaattgtagacTGG GATGTACATCATGGGAATGGtacccaacaaattttttatgatgatccatccgttttatttatttcaatacatcGACATGATGATGGGAATTTTTTCCCTGGGACTGGAAGTCCTACAGAG TGTGGAATTGGGCCTGGTGTTGGTTTTAATGTAAATGTTGCCTGGTCTGGTGGACTAAATCCACCATTGGGTGACGCCGAATACCTTGCTGCTTTCCGAACCATTGTCATACCAATTGCTAAG CAATTTGGACCAGAAATTATACTTGTTTCGGCTGGTTTTGATGCATCAATTGGTCATTTACCACCACTTGGTGGTTATAAAGTCTCTCCAGCATGTTTTGGACATATGACTAAAGAGCTCATGCGAATCTGTGATGGAAAA gtaGTTTTAGCGCTAGAAGGTGGTTACGATTTGCCAGCAATATGTGATTCGGCTGAAGAATGCGTTAAAGTTTTATTAGGTGACGAACCATCCCCGATTGCTCATGAAGAACTTTTAAGGCCTCCTTGTCAAAATGCTATTGATACTTTACAAAAAACAGTAGCTATTCAG CATTCACATTGGCCATGCGTAAAACGAAGTGTTCATTTAATGCCGTGTTCATCAATAGAGGCCGCCAAATTAGAGACCGAAGAAACCGAAACAGTAACGGCCATGGCAAGTTTATCAATGAAGCAAAAATCTAT GCTGAGGAAGCCAACTCGTGATATTGCTTTGTGTGTGTTTACTTCGTGA
- the LOC123299532 gene encoding histone deacetylase 4 isoform X7 — MKFTHHDKYPVQFVHLKKQQQLQHQILLQHFQAQQQQLAEQHEAQLRQHLKVGISHTHHEFWEQQKQLEEEMREKEKLEALKKKDKHEQSAVASSEVKQKLQVFLMKKQRDAASASPKGSITGSTSYRNCYEVMNKQQSPSNSSNSQVYTFDPGVERPDKDFPLRKTASEPNLLKVRIKQRVMERRSSPMTKRHDRLLACIKKKSQIANCTVTSNNSIGSSSVLSTERCSPTSVGSAPIKEEDEESNFGPLRKSNSHNSMGNLSLFSSPSMPNISIGAALHLLPSADAAKSMLPPVSEAQVRAACTARLGLPLTGQMLTTNTLPFYHPCLPAAIETDGNEILDHNTRLSVVTENNQDTIMAEPPVPHALSRLQKQSLRPLGRTQSSPLPLAHPVLAGPGHGIAVIATPPVHISSQGVALPPQAHIPSIQTAHYIQNRLVEYSEYANDNDNKVIDLTGGDKTNHQFLQQQRDMMMRHTLQIQDEAAATASGGGGRGSRPLSRALSSPLVHLGPNALVHHGHHLQADIPTNVTNNSIQHLSSINRKRPGSPHTLTTGLAFDNLMLKHSCICGNNSNHPEHAGRLQSIWARLMETGLVSRCDRLRSRKATIEELQTCHSEVHALLFGTNPLNRQKMDMSKLSKLPIKSFVRLACGGIGVDSDTTWNEIHTAPAARMAVGCVIDLAFKTIQGDIQNGFAVVRPPGHHAEPAQAMGFCFFNSVAVAARLLQQRGVSKILIVDWDVHHGNGTQQIFYDDPSVLFISIHRHDDGNFFPGTGSPTECGIGPGVGFNVNVAWSGGLNPPLGDAEYLAAFRTIVIPIAKQFGPEIILVSAGFDASIGHLPPLGGYKVSPACFGHMTKELMRICDGKVVLALEGGYDLPAICDSAEECVKVLLGDEPSPIAHEELLRPPCQNAIDTLQKTVAIQHSHWPCVKRSVHLMPCSSIEAAKLETEETETVTAMASLSMKQKSMLRKPTRDIALCVFTS, encoded by the exons GAGTTTTGGGAGCAACAAAAACAGTTGGAGGAAGAAATGCGTGAAAAGGAAAAATTGGAAGCACTCAAAAAGAAGGATAAACATGAACAAAGTGCTGTTGCTTCATCGGAagtgaaacaaaaattacaagtatttttaatgaaaaaacagaGAGATGCTGCGTCCGCATCACCGAAAGGGTCAATTACTGGTTCAACAAGTTATCGAAATTG CTATGAAGTTATGAATAAACAACAATCACCGTCAAATTCATCAAATTCACAAGTATATACGTTTGATCCAGGAGTGGAAAGACCTGATAAAGATTTTCCCCTACGAAAGACAGCATCCGAACCAAATTTATTAAAGGTTCGAATTAAACAAAGAGTAATGGAACGACGATCCAGTCCAATGACTAAACGTCACGATAGGTTACTCGCatgtattaaaaagaaatctCAAATAGcaa ATTGCACTGTAACTAGTAACAATTCAATTGGAAGTTCATCTGTTTTATCAACTGAACGATGCTCACCCACATCAGTTGGTAGTGCACCAATAAAAGAAGAAGATGAAGAGAGTAATTTTGGACCATTAAGAAAAAGTAATAGTCACAATAGCATGGgcaatttatcattatttagtAGTCCATCCATGCCAAATATATCAATTGGTGCTGCATTACACCTCTTGCCATCAGCCGATGCGGCAAAATCAATGCTACCACCTGTATCAGAAGCTCAAGTGCGTGCTGCGTGCACGGCACGATTAGGCTTACCATTAACTGGACAAATGTTAACAACAAATACATTACCATTCTATCATCCATGTTTACCAGCTGCAATTGAAACAGATGGTAATGAAATTCTCGATCACAATACACGATTATCAGTTGTTACTGAGAATAATCAAGATACAATAATGGCTGAACCACCGGTACCGCATGCATTAAGTCGCTTACAAAAACAAAGTTTACGACCTTTAGGTCGTACACAATCGTCACCATTGCCTTTAGCACATCCCGTACTTGCTGGTCCCGGACATGGTATTGCTGTAATTGCAACACCACCAGTTCATATCAGTTCACAAGGTGTTGCATTACCTCCACAAGCTCATATACCTTCGATACAAACTGCTCATTATATACAAAATCGTTTAGTTGAATATTCGGAATATGCGAATGATAACGATAATAAG GTAATTGACTTAACAGGCGGTGACAAAACaaatcatcaatttttacaACAACAACGTGATATGATGATGCGTCACACATTACAAATACAAGATGAGGCGGCTGCAACAGCAAGTGGTGGTGGAGGACGGGGTAGTCGACCTTTATCGCGTGCTCTCTCATCACCGTTGGTGCATCTAGGACCAAATGCATTAGTGCATCATGGTCATCATCTTCAAGCAGACATTCCCACTAATGTTACGAATAATAGCATACAACATTTATCGTCAATAAATAGAAAACGACCCGGTAGTCCACATACGTTAACAACag gtTTAGCTTTTGATAACTTAATGTTAAAACATAGTTGTATTTGTGGTAATAACTCGAATCATCCCGAACATGCTGGCCGCCTACAAAGTATATGGGCAAGGCTGATGGAAACTGGTTTGGTTAGCCGATGTGATCGTTTACGATCACGTAAGGCCACTATTGAAGAATTACAAACCTGCCATTCAGAAGTTCATGCTTTACTATTtg gtacAAACCCCTTAAATCGGCAGAAAATGGATATgagtaaattatcaaaattacctataaaaagttttgtacgaCTTGCGTGTGGAGGAATTGGTGTCGATTCGGATACAACATGGAATGAAATTCACACAGCGCCTGCCGCACGAATGGCAGTCGGTTGTGTTATTGATTTAGCGTTTAAAACAATACAAGGAGACATACAAAATGGTTTTGCAGTTGTACGGCCGCCTGGACATCATGCTGAACCCGCCCAAGCAatgggtttttgttttttcaattcggTGGCAGTTGCTGCACGATTATTACAACAACGAGgtgttagtaaaattttaattgtagacTGG GATGTACATCATGGGAATGGtacccaacaaattttttatgatgatccatccgttttatttatttcaatacatcGACATGATGATGGGAATTTTTTCCCTGGGACTGGAAGTCCTACAGAG TGTGGAATTGGGCCTGGTGTTGGTTTTAATGTAAATGTTGCCTGGTCTGGTGGACTAAATCCACCATTGGGTGACGCCGAATACCTTGCTGCTTTCCGAACCATTGTCATACCAATTGCTAAG CAATTTGGACCAGAAATTATACTTGTTTCGGCTGGTTTTGATGCATCAATTGGTCATTTACCACCACTTGGTGGTTATAAAGTCTCTCCAGCATGTTTTGGACATATGACTAAAGAGCTCATGCGAATCTGTGATGGAAAA gtaGTTTTAGCGCTAGAAGGTGGTTACGATTTGCCAGCAATATGTGATTCGGCTGAAGAATGCGTTAAAGTTTTATTAGGTGACGAACCATCCCCGATTGCTCATGAAGAACTTTTAAGGCCTCCTTGTCAAAATGCTATTGATACTTTACAAAAAACAGTAGCTATTCAG CATTCACATTGGCCATGCGTAAAACGAAGTGTTCATTTAATGCCGTGTTCATCAATAGAGGCCGCCAAATTAGAGACCGAAGAAACCGAAACAGTAACGGCCATGGCAAGTTTATCAATGAAGCAAAAATCTAT GCTGAGGAAGCCAACTCGTGATATTGCTTTGTGTGTGTTTACTTCGTGA
- the LOC123299532 gene encoding histone deacetylase 4 isoform X2, whose amino-acid sequence MSDESKVNNTQSVVHIESDVTSAREQVLEQQILQLKKQQQLQHQILLQHFQAQQQQLAEQHEAQLRQHLKVGISHTHHFWEQQKQLEEEMREKEKLEALKKKDKHEQSAVASSEVKQKLQVFLMKKQRDAASASPKGSITGSTSYRNCYEVMNKQQSPSNSSNSQVYTFDPGVERPDKDFPLRKTASEPNLLKVRIKQRVMERRSSPMTKRHDRLLACIKKKSQIANCTVTSNNSIGSSSVLSTERCSPTSVGSAPIKEEDEESNFGPLRKSNSHNSMGNLSLFSSPSMPNISIGAALHLLPSADAAKSMLPPVSEAQVRAACTARLGLPLTGQMLTTNTLPFYHPCLPAAIETDGNEILDHNTRLSVVTENNQDTIMAEPPVPHALSRLQKQSLRPLGRTQSSPLPLAHPVLAGPGHGIAVIATPPVHISSQGVALPPQAHIPSIQTAHYIQNRLVEYSEYANDNDNKVIDLTGGDKTNHQFLQQQRDMMMRHTLQIQDEAAATASGGGGRGSRPLSRALSSPLVHLGPNALVHHGHHLQADIPTNVTNNSIQHLSSINRKRPGSPHTLTTGLAFDNLMLKHSCICGNNSNHPEHAGRLQSIWARLMETGLVSRCDRLRSRKATIEELQTCHSEVHALLFGTNPLNRQKMDMSKLSKLPIKSFVRLACGGIGVDSDTTWNEIHTAPAARMAVGCVIDLAFKTIQGDIQNGFAVVRPPGHHAEPAQAMGFCFFNSVAVAARLLQQRGVSKILIVDWDVHHGNGTQQIFYDDPSVLFISIHRHDDGNFFPGTGSPTECGIGPGVGFNVNVAWSGGLNPPLGDAEYLAAFRTIVIPIAKQFGPEIILVSAGFDASIGHLPPLGGYKVSPACFGHMTKELMRICDGKVVLALEGGYDLPAICDSAEECVKVLLGDEPSPIAHEELLRPPCQNAIDTLQKTVAIQHSHWPCVKRSVHLMPCSSIEAAKLETEETETVTAMASLSMKQKSMLRKPTRDIALCVFTS is encoded by the exons TTTTGGGAGCAACAAAAACAGTTGGAGGAAGAAATGCGTGAAAAGGAAAAATTGGAAGCACTCAAAAAGAAGGATAAACATGAACAAAGTGCTGTTGCTTCATCGGAagtgaaacaaaaattacaagtatttttaatgaaaaaacagaGAGATGCTGCGTCCGCATCACCGAAAGGGTCAATTACTGGTTCAACAAGTTATCGAAATTG CTATGAAGTTATGAATAAACAACAATCACCGTCAAATTCATCAAATTCACAAGTATATACGTTTGATCCAGGAGTGGAAAGACCTGATAAAGATTTTCCCCTACGAAAGACAGCATCCGAACCAAATTTATTAAAGGTTCGAATTAAACAAAGAGTAATGGAACGACGATCCAGTCCAATGACTAAACGTCACGATAGGTTACTCGCatgtattaaaaagaaatctCAAATAGcaa ATTGCACTGTAACTAGTAACAATTCAATTGGAAGTTCATCTGTTTTATCAACTGAACGATGCTCACCCACATCAGTTGGTAGTGCACCAATAAAAGAAGAAGATGAAGAGAGTAATTTTGGACCATTAAGAAAAAGTAATAGTCACAATAGCATGGgcaatttatcattatttagtAGTCCATCCATGCCAAATATATCAATTGGTGCTGCATTACACCTCTTGCCATCAGCCGATGCGGCAAAATCAATGCTACCACCTGTATCAGAAGCTCAAGTGCGTGCTGCGTGCACGGCACGATTAGGCTTACCATTAACTGGACAAATGTTAACAACAAATACATTACCATTCTATCATCCATGTTTACCAGCTGCAATTGAAACAGATGGTAATGAAATTCTCGATCACAATACACGATTATCAGTTGTTACTGAGAATAATCAAGATACAATAATGGCTGAACCACCGGTACCGCATGCATTAAGTCGCTTACAAAAACAAAGTTTACGACCTTTAGGTCGTACACAATCGTCACCATTGCCTTTAGCACATCCCGTACTTGCTGGTCCCGGACATGGTATTGCTGTAATTGCAACACCACCAGTTCATATCAGTTCACAAGGTGTTGCATTACCTCCACAAGCTCATATACCTTCGATACAAACTGCTCATTATATACAAAATCGTTTAGTTGAATATTCGGAATATGCGAATGATAACGATAATAAG GTAATTGACTTAACAGGCGGTGACAAAACaaatcatcaatttttacaACAACAACGTGATATGATGATGCGTCACACATTACAAATACAAGATGAGGCGGCTGCAACAGCAAGTGGTGGTGGAGGACGGGGTAGTCGACCTTTATCGCGTGCTCTCTCATCACCGTTGGTGCATCTAGGACCAAATGCATTAGTGCATCATGGTCATCATCTTCAAGCAGACATTCCCACTAATGTTACGAATAATAGCATACAACATTTATCGTCAATAAATAGAAAACGACCCGGTAGTCCACATACGTTAACAACag gtTTAGCTTTTGATAACTTAATGTTAAAACATAGTTGTATTTGTGGTAATAACTCGAATCATCCCGAACATGCTGGCCGCCTACAAAGTATATGGGCAAGGCTGATGGAAACTGGTTTGGTTAGCCGATGTGATCGTTTACGATCACGTAAGGCCACTATTGAAGAATTACAAACCTGCCATTCAGAAGTTCATGCTTTACTATTtg gtacAAACCCCTTAAATCGGCAGAAAATGGATATgagtaaattatcaaaattacctataaaaagttttgtacgaCTTGCGTGTGGAGGAATTGGTGTCGATTCGGATACAACATGGAATGAAATTCACACAGCGCCTGCCGCACGAATGGCAGTCGGTTGTGTTATTGATTTAGCGTTTAAAACAATACAAGGAGACATACAAAATGGTTTTGCAGTTGTACGGCCGCCTGGACATCATGCTGAACCCGCCCAAGCAatgggtttttgttttttcaattcggTGGCAGTTGCTGCACGATTATTACAACAACGAGgtgttagtaaaattttaattgtagacTGG GATGTACATCATGGGAATGGtacccaacaaattttttatgatgatccatccgttttatttatttcaatacatcGACATGATGATGGGAATTTTTTCCCTGGGACTGGAAGTCCTACAGAG TGTGGAATTGGGCCTGGTGTTGGTTTTAATGTAAATGTTGCCTGGTCTGGTGGACTAAATCCACCATTGGGTGACGCCGAATACCTTGCTGCTTTCCGAACCATTGTCATACCAATTGCTAAG CAATTTGGACCAGAAATTATACTTGTTTCGGCTGGTTTTGATGCATCAATTGGTCATTTACCACCACTTGGTGGTTATAAAGTCTCTCCAGCATGTTTTGGACATATGACTAAAGAGCTCATGCGAATCTGTGATGGAAAA gtaGTTTTAGCGCTAGAAGGTGGTTACGATTTGCCAGCAATATGTGATTCGGCTGAAGAATGCGTTAAAGTTTTATTAGGTGACGAACCATCCCCGATTGCTCATGAAGAACTTTTAAGGCCTCCTTGTCAAAATGCTATTGATACTTTACAAAAAACAGTAGCTATTCAG CATTCACATTGGCCATGCGTAAAACGAAGTGTTCATTTAATGCCGTGTTCATCAATAGAGGCCGCCAAATTAGAGACCGAAGAAACCGAAACAGTAACGGCCATGGCAAGTTTATCAATGAAGCAAAAATCTAT GCTGAGGAAGCCAACTCGTGATATTGCTTTGTGTGTGTTTACTTCGTGA